A genomic segment from Microbulbifer elongatus encodes:
- a CDS encoding SOS response-associated peptidase family protein: MCSVFDVDDDAGVERFLEEYGVHHPQNMIFGRRRRPTTKVSIVTARCGEPEVENAIWHLYLEKSTDGWKPHKKYWSINSNWKKLGQRPEYRKSRCLIPATAWVESQHGKNPVEFRFDRPFFFCGLYKTWGDVLSCSIITLAAHPDTARFHEKSFPMIAPLDSAFVTRWLQGGEDTQPFEPYLHPDIRLGESDLLVQPLNRAMQLAYTGEVQRVDRYSP; this comes from the coding sequence ATGTGCAGCGTATTCGACGTCGATGACGATGCGGGTGTCGAGCGCTTTCTCGAGGAGTACGGGGTCCACCATCCCCAGAATATGATCTTCGGGCGCCGCCGGCGCCCCACCACCAAGGTTAGTATCGTTACTGCGCGATGCGGTGAACCGGAAGTGGAGAATGCCATCTGGCACCTGTATCTGGAAAAATCCACCGATGGCTGGAAGCCCCACAAAAAATACTGGTCCATCAACAGTAATTGGAAAAAACTCGGCCAGCGCCCGGAGTACCGCAAATCCCGCTGCCTGATTCCCGCCACTGCCTGGGTGGAAAGCCAGCACGGCAAGAATCCGGTGGAGTTTCGTTTCGATCGACCCTTCTTTTTTTGTGGCCTGTACAAGACCTGGGGAGACGTGTTGAGTTGCTCGATCATTACTCTGGCGGCGCACCCGGATACGGCACGGTTTCACGAAAAAAGTTTTCCCATGATTGCGCCGCTGGACTCGGCGTTCGTCACCCGTTGGCTACAGGGTGGTGAGGATACCCAGCCATTTGAGCCTTACCTGCATCCGGATATTCGGCTGGGTGAATCGGACCTGCTGGTGCAACCGCTGAACAGAGCCATGCAGTTGGCGTATACGGGGGAAGTACAACGGGTCGATCGGTATAGTCCTTAA
- the trxA gene encoding thioredoxin: MEEYIVDVTTQNAQQVLIEESMKRPVVVDVWAEWCEPCKQLMPVLEKLAKEYAGQFLLAKLNADTEQALAGQLGVRSLPTVMVLKDGQPVDGFAGAQPEKEIREMLDKYLPKAWELQFQQAQKLVGEGELDEALPLLRQAYGDSGERADIAKQYAAVLLEKNRTKDAEEVLGKILMADQDSDYQQLMAQLELKLEAADSPEIKALQQALAENPEDSEAAYKLAVQLSQADRHEEALEILLNLLRKDLGFADGAAKQVYLDIVKALGAGDPVATTYQRKLMTLMF, encoded by the coding sequence GTGGAAGAGTATATCGTCGATGTAACCACCCAGAACGCACAACAGGTTCTGATCGAAGAGTCCATGAAGCGGCCGGTGGTGGTGGATGTATGGGCCGAGTGGTGCGAGCCCTGCAAGCAGCTGATGCCGGTGCTGGAAAAGCTGGCCAAGGAGTACGCCGGTCAATTCCTGCTGGCCAAGCTCAACGCGGATACCGAACAGGCGCTCGCGGGTCAACTCGGGGTGCGCAGCCTGCCCACAGTGATGGTGCTGAAAGATGGCCAGCCGGTGGACGGCTTTGCCGGTGCCCAGCCGGAAAAAGAAATCCGCGAAATGCTGGACAAGTACCTGCCGAAGGCCTGGGAGCTGCAGTTCCAGCAGGCGCAGAAGCTGGTGGGAGAAGGCGAGCTCGACGAAGCGCTGCCGTTACTGCGCCAGGCCTACGGGGATTCCGGGGAGCGCGCGGATATTGCCAAGCAATACGCTGCGGTGCTGCTGGAGAAAAACCGCACCAAGGATGCGGAAGAGGTGCTGGGCAAAATCCTGATGGCGGATCAGGATTCGGACTATCAGCAGCTGATGGCCCAATTGGAGCTGAAGCTGGAAGCGGCGGATTCCCCCGAGATCAAGGCCCTGCAACAGGCGCTGGCGGAAAACCCGGAAGACAGTGAGGCGGCCTACAAGCTGGCGGTGCAGCTCAGCCAGGCAGACCGCCACGAAGAGGCGCTGGAAATCCTGTTGAACCTGTTGCGCAAGGATCTGGGCTTTGCCGATGGCGCTGCCAAACAGGTCTACCTGGATATCGTCAAGGCGCTGGGTGCCGGTGACCCGGTGGCCACCACTTATCAGCGCAAGCTGATGACGCTGATGTTCTGA
- a CDS encoding Nif3-like dinuclear metal center hexameric protein, protein MYKLCFYIPESHLEPVKQAIFAAGAGRIGDYDSCCWQVLGTGQFRPLDGSQPFIGQQGEVEKVSEYRVETVCADDVVDKVLAAMRGAHPYEEPAFDLWKLDDRCG, encoded by the coding sequence ATGTACAAACTGTGCTTTTACATTCCCGAATCACACCTGGAGCCGGTGAAGCAGGCGATCTTCGCCGCCGGCGCCGGGCGTATCGGTGACTACGACAGCTGCTGCTGGCAGGTGCTCGGCACCGGCCAGTTTCGCCCGCTGGATGGCAGCCAGCCATTTATCGGGCAACAGGGCGAGGTGGAAAAGGTATCCGAATATCGGGTGGAAACCGTCTGCGCGGACGACGTGGTGGATAAAGTACTGGCGGCAATGCGCGGCGCTCATCCCTACGAGGAGCCGGCGTTCGATCTGTGGAAGCTGGACGACCGCTGCGGCTAG
- a CDS encoding NUDIX hydrolase, giving the protein MKFCSHCGHTVVFEIPAGDDRPRHLCHDCGAIHYVNPRVIVGTLPYLGDQVLLCKRAIEPRYGLWTLPAGFMENGESSEQGALRESWEEARANLRVDELFSVYDIPHINQVYLIYRGELTDTNFGAGPESLEVALFDEGDIPWEEMAFPVMTQTLKHYFSDREKGAFGLHRGVIERKL; this is encoded by the coding sequence ATGAAATTTTGCAGCCATTGCGGCCACACCGTTGTATTCGAGATCCCCGCCGGGGACGACCGCCCCCGGCACCTGTGCCACGATTGCGGGGCCATCCACTACGTAAACCCCCGGGTCATCGTCGGCACCCTGCCCTATCTGGGGGATCAGGTATTGCTATGCAAACGCGCCATTGAACCCCGCTACGGACTCTGGACCCTGCCTGCGGGGTTTATGGAAAATGGCGAGAGTAGCGAGCAGGGTGCACTGCGTGAATCCTGGGAGGAGGCCCGCGCCAACCTGCGTGTGGACGAGCTGTTTTCCGTTTACGACATTCCCCATATCAACCAGGTGTACCTGATTTACCGTGGCGAACTCACCGACACCAACTTCGGTGCCGGGCCGGAATCACTGGAGGTGGCACTGTTTGACGAGGGGGATATCCCCTGGGAAGAGATGGCATTTCCGGTGATGACGCAGACGCTGAAACACTATTTCAGCGATCGGGAAAAAGGGGCCTTTGGGCTGCACCGGGGGGTGATTGAGCGCAAGCTGTGA
- a CDS encoding efflux RND transporter periplasmic adaptor subunit, whose product MARFLVFVIAILVSACGKQEEQAKPKPPPVEVLAVRAHQVVPRYEYVGRVEATDEYKVRPRVEGYIETRNFVEGQLVQKGELLYQIDPKPFIAALDNQRANLAQARSALQVAQRNYRRGRELIKTGAISKMQMDELTGNFEEAESKVAAIQADVESAQLNLSYTEIRAPLTGLIGRTEYTEGSLVGPSTEPLTSIVRMDPIYVTFEVPENRLFAVQEETERRRQQGLAPVKREVRIKQPDGKLYPYPGLVVFVDNQIDQATGSALVRARFPNPERLLVQGQFARVVISVFAGAEAVKPLVPQAAVLEDMQGHFVYVIDDKNIAEKRFLKLGQRENALWAVEDGLKPGERIAVNGLQRISNEQPVAPQNVALDPYKGIKTERPPTQTSPVTEFREGEVSPRERRQSGASGTGSDLQQIEAEMRDGSGQKLPEPDSEHGDPLGQEQEPDAYFDGK is encoded by the coding sequence ATGGCGCGTTTTCTCGTTTTTGTGATTGCCATTCTTGTGTCGGCCTGTGGCAAGCAAGAAGAACAGGCCAAGCCCAAACCGCCCCCGGTTGAAGTACTGGCGGTGCGCGCGCATCAGGTGGTCCCCCGTTACGAGTATGTCGGGCGGGTGGAAGCGACGGATGAATACAAGGTGCGCCCCCGGGTAGAGGGGTATATCGAGACGCGCAATTTCGTGGAGGGGCAGCTGGTACAGAAAGGCGAGCTGCTGTATCAGATTGATCCCAAGCCGTTTATTGCGGCGCTGGATAACCAGCGCGCCAACCTGGCACAGGCGCGCTCGGCCCTGCAGGTGGCACAGCGCAATTACCGGCGCGGCAGAGAGCTGATTAAAACCGGCGCCATCAGCAAGATGCAGATGGATGAGCTCACCGGCAATTTCGAAGAAGCGGAATCCAAGGTGGCCGCGATCCAGGCGGATGTGGAATCCGCCCAGCTCAATCTTTCCTATACCGAAATCCGCGCTCCGCTGACCGGTCTTATCGGCCGCACGGAGTATACCGAGGGCTCCCTCGTCGGGCCCAGCACTGAACCGCTGACCTCTATCGTGCGCATGGATCCGATCTACGTCACCTTCGAGGTGCCGGAGAACCGTCTGTTTGCGGTACAGGAGGAAACGGAGCGGCGGCGTCAGCAGGGCTTGGCGCCGGTAAAACGGGAAGTGCGTATCAAGCAGCCGGACGGAAAGCTTTACCCGTACCCGGGTCTGGTGGTGTTTGTGGATAACCAGATCGACCAGGCGACCGGTTCCGCGCTGGTGCGGGCGCGCTTCCCCAACCCCGAGCGCCTGCTGGTACAGGGGCAGTTCGCCCGCGTCGTGATCAGCGTGTTTGCCGGCGCCGAAGCGGTCAAACCGCTGGTGCCCCAGGCGGCTGTGCTCGAGGATATGCAGGGGCATTTCGTATACGTGATCGACGACAAGAATATTGCCGAGAAACGTTTTCTCAAACTCGGACAGCGGGAAAACGCGCTGTGGGCGGTGGAAGACGGCCTCAAACCGGGGGAGCGGATTGCGGTCAATGGTCTGCAGCGGATCAGCAATGAGCAGCCGGTAGCACCGCAGAATGTGGCATTGGATCCCTATAAAGGCATCAAGACCGAGCGCCCTCCCACCCAGACCAGCCCAGTGACCGAGTTCCGTGAAGGCGAGGTTTCTCCCCGGGAACGCCGCCAGTCCGGCGCGTCCGGCACCGGCTCTGATCTGCAGCAGATCGAGGCGGAAATGCGGGATGGCAGCGGGCAGAAATTACCGGAGCCGGACAGTGAACACGGCGACCCCCTGGGGCAGGAACAGGAACCGGATGCCTATTTTGATGGCAAGTAA